The Sulfuricurvum sp. genome contains a region encoding:
- a CDS encoding ABC transporter substrate-binding protein, protein MKSIILLIALFLTTSMSAKTLTDLDGKKVTLPDVTDRVFGSSPPMNYLLYTLNPEKMIGLNFAAKNSNNSADEKFLNQKFLSLPVIGSFHGGGQSINLETLMTYKPQLVLVWQDDMLVQTVAREIEKTKIPTFMIPFREVNDMPNAFRLAGNAIGENKRGEVLAIYSQGIISEVHNSVSKLKPVRYYYAEGMDGLSTECDKSFHVEAMNFAGGENVHKCQQSGILGLEKISFETLLTYNPDVIIVQNSSVFFDLKNDPMWKNLRAVKSGHIHLVPVQPFNWIDRPPSFMRVLGIQWLAHLFHPKEYKVDLLKRTKEFYDLFLHVKLSDEQTKNLVGDK, encoded by the coding sequence ATGAAGTCAATAATACTCCTCATAGCACTCTTTCTTACAACCTCGATGAGTGCGAAAACACTTACCGATTTAGACGGCAAAAAAGTGACTCTTCCCGATGTCACTGATCGGGTTTTCGGTTCATCCCCTCCGATGAACTATCTCCTCTATACCCTCAATCCTGAGAAAATGATTGGACTGAACTTCGCAGCAAAGAATTCAAATAACAGTGCTGACGAAAAATTCTTAAATCAAAAATTTCTCTCGTTGCCGGTGATTGGATCATTTCACGGTGGAGGTCAAAGTATCAATCTCGAAACACTCATGACCTACAAACCGCAACTCGTCCTCGTATGGCAAGATGATATGTTGGTTCAAACGGTGGCTCGTGAGATTGAAAAAACCAAAATTCCCACTTTTATGATTCCATTTCGAGAAGTTAACGATATGCCAAATGCGTTTCGTCTTGCCGGTAATGCTATCGGTGAAAACAAACGGGGTGAAGTCCTTGCGATCTATTCACAAGGTATTATCAGTGAAGTACATAACAGTGTTTCCAAGCTCAAACCTGTCCGCTATTATTATGCGGAGGGGATGGATGGGCTCTCAACCGAATGCGATAAATCGTTTCATGTCGAAGCAATGAATTTTGCAGGGGGTGAAAATGTCCATAAATGCCAACAAAGCGGTATTTTAGGGTTAGAAAAAATTAGCTTTGAAACTCTCCTCACCTATAACCCCGACGTTATTATTGTCCAAAATAGCAGTGTTTTCTTCGATCTAAAAAATGATCCAATGTGGAAAAATCTTCGTGCCGTAAAATCAGGACATATCCATCTCGTTCCGGTTCAACCGTTTAACTGGATCGATCGCCCACCATCGTTTATGCGTGTACTCGGTATCCAATGGTTAGCACATCTCTTCCATCCTAAAGAGTACAAAGTTGATTTATTGAAACGAACCAAAGAGTTTTACGACCTTTTCTTACATGTAAAACTAAGTGATGAACAAACTAAAAATCTAGTAGGAGATAAATAA
- a CDS encoding biopolymer transporter ExbD, which translates to MKMKRMDTINVIPFIDIMLVLLVMVLTTATFIKTGLIPVELPEAKGSATEHKPTELKLTIKKDGTLWVDETTQVSLEQFEQKVVSGGKEMSVVLYSDKESAFQNFVGVMDVLKRLGHEQLYIVTDKQK; encoded by the coding sequence ATGAAAATGAAACGTATGGATACGATTAACGTCATCCCGTTCATCGATATTATGCTCGTTTTATTGGTAATGGTTCTTACAACCGCTACTTTTATCAAAACAGGATTAATCCCTGTTGAGTTACCCGAAGCAAAAGGGTCAGCAACAGAGCATAAACCGACCGAACTAAAACTCACCATCAAAAAAGATGGAACCCTGTGGGTCGATGAAACCACTCAAGTGAGTTTAGAGCAGTTTGAACAAAAAGTGGTTTCAGGTGGCAAAGAGATGAGTGTTGTCCTCTATAGTGATAAAGAGTCGGCATTTCAAAACTTCGTCGGTGTTATGGATGTACTTAAACGTTTAGGACATGAACAGCTCTATATCGTAACCGATAAACAAAAATAG
- a CDS encoding globin encodes MSEHEHKSNSCQNGRITSFTQLAQMEQQPNKPRFGGENIRVVDAMIDIIFPPVPFPSNKIFNALGEVKIREMVWHHHKLLLKTKVGDLFPRNEEALKMAIDKSADFFVEALGGDQIFTEQHGEPHLRMRHFKIPIDENDREIWLAMYKKTLKELAFPQEHLQEFWNWIEPLSIRMINRRTNMEAIKRHHWADVEKELLKSGE; translated from the coding sequence ATGAGTGAACACGAACACAAATCAAACAGTTGCCAAAATGGCCGAATTACCTCTTTTACCCAATTAGCTCAAATGGAGCAACAACCCAATAAACCCCGTTTTGGTGGTGAGAATATCCGTGTTGTCGATGCGATGATCGATATCATATTTCCCCCTGTCCCTTTTCCATCGAATAAGATTTTCAATGCACTGGGAGAAGTAAAAATCCGTGAAATGGTCTGGCATCACCACAAACTACTTCTTAAGACAAAAGTAGGTGATCTTTTCCCCAGAAATGAAGAAGCTTTGAAAATGGCAATCGATAAAAGTGCCGACTTTTTTGTAGAAGCTCTCGGCGGTGATCAAATTTTTACCGAACAACACGGTGAACCTCATCTGCGTATGCGCCATTTTAAAATCCCTATCGATGAAAATGATCGTGAAATATGGCTCGCAATGTATAAAAAAACCCTCAAAGAACTAGCGTTTCCACAAGAGCATCTCCAAGAGTTTTGGAACTGGATCGAACCTCTCTCTATCCGCATGATTAACCGTCGTACCAATATGGAGGCGATTAAACGTCATCATTGGGCGGATGTGGAAAAAGAATTACTGAAAAGTGGAGAATAA
- a CDS encoding TonB-dependent receptor gives MKPSIFFLSLAACAVLTANPLGIERIVVTDTFDDGDTMITDSNRSSANQTFSTKSIATLSTQANMNPYSVIAYSPSVNFTPVDQAGSNEPSYHDPIRIRGKSQSGPGGVFMVDGMPISSNPGGGKQLMDMENVSSIDLLKGYLPVDKNLGFSSLIGKVDMNLKEAKNTLGAEVSQSFGSNDFKRTFVRIDSSKIGDVAVFGSFSDLSNDKTKGSGELKRLNATVGLTYTPTNALKTKITAIRNSDDHHNYYNLSFADTTNLSANFNKEYGTSKPTSSNDVNYYDWNKQSFDTTAVLGEIEYKPTSNDTITIKPYYKKDKGDYWYSNASSDGNVSKNRVINWQIDHDLYGATASFDHTFSEALKTKIGYWYHKQLPPGPPSDQEKYKVLNGSLVYDGYGVLSDNAYHVLHAPFGEVSGAIAHFNYVAGLQYQSFKIGSLQSHTLNTSATTSSDYDTALATTAVDSWASVNDKIFHTFIPSLYLGYALSPSTSAYIDYSRTYGFDVNLFPTYVSNRANFVAKNVTLQQLWDKLDLELSNNIDFGVKTTIGAVTLNPSLFVSFVQNKQANIYDPQYGVSYPANIGDALGYGAEFSAYGPINENFEFLLGLSYNRYQFTQNFQSGATTTVDTDGKQLPDAPQYMAKAALSYMLGDWTLTPSLRYTSSRWGDVQNTQKVDAYTLVDFDVAYRMAQFMGSRNAIFRLTATNLTNEKYIATINAADNALAASATASTYQTGEPFGLFASINLKF, from the coding sequence ATGAAGCCCTCTATCTTTTTCCTCTCACTTGCCGCGTGTGCGGTTCTCACCGCAAATCCACTAGGAATCGAGCGAATCGTTGTCACGGATACCTTCGATGATGGTGATACTATGATTACCGATTCAAATCGTAGCAGTGCCAATCAAACGTTTAGCACCAAAAGTATCGCTACACTATCGACTCAAGCTAATATGAACCCTTATAGTGTTATCGCGTATTCCCCTTCTGTTAATTTTACCCCTGTTGATCAAGCGGGATCAAACGAACCATCGTATCACGATCCCATCCGTATTCGAGGAAAAAGCCAAAGCGGTCCGGGTGGGGTATTTATGGTCGATGGAATGCCGATTTCGAGTAATCCCGGCGGTGGAAAGCAGCTCATGGATATGGAGAATGTTAGCTCAATCGATTTACTCAAAGGATACTTACCTGTTGATAAAAATCTCGGTTTTTCGAGCCTCATCGGTAAAGTTGATATGAATCTTAAAGAGGCAAAAAACACTCTAGGAGCTGAAGTATCACAAAGCTTTGGCAGTAATGATTTTAAACGCACTTTTGTCCGAATTGATAGCAGTAAAATCGGTGATGTAGCGGTATTCGGATCATTTTCTGATCTTAGCAATGACAAAACAAAAGGTTCAGGTGAGCTGAAACGACTTAACGCTACCGTCGGTCTCACCTATACACCGACTAATGCATTAAAAACCAAAATCACCGCTATCCGCAACTCTGATGATCACCATAACTACTACAACCTCTCGTTTGCCGATACTACTAATCTCAGTGCAAATTTCAATAAAGAGTATGGCACGAGTAAACCAACCTCTTCCAATGATGTCAATTACTACGACTGGAACAAACAGAGTTTTGATACCACCGCCGTACTGGGAGAAATTGAGTATAAACCGACCTCAAACGATACTATCACGATTAAACCGTATTATAAAAAAGACAAAGGGGATTATTGGTATTCAAACGCCAGCAGTGATGGCAATGTTAGTAAAAACCGCGTAATTAATTGGCAAATAGACCATGACCTCTATGGAGCAACGGCATCATTTGATCACACCTTTTCTGAAGCACTGAAAACAAAAATCGGATATTGGTATCATAAACAGCTCCCTCCCGGGCCACCAAGTGATCAAGAGAAATACAAAGTGCTCAACGGTAGTTTAGTATATGATGGATACGGTGTTTTATCCGATAATGCTTATCATGTTTTACATGCTCCGTTTGGAGAGGTTAGTGGAGCCATAGCGCATTTTAATTATGTTGCCGGATTACAATACCAATCGTTTAAAATAGGGTCTCTGCAAAGCCATACGCTCAATACCAGTGCAACCACCAGTTCTGATTATGATACGGCACTTGCGACAACCGCCGTCGATTCATGGGCAAGTGTCAATGACAAAATATTCCATACCTTTATCCCCTCACTCTATCTTGGATATGCACTATCACCGTCAACTTCAGCGTATATCGATTACTCACGCACCTATGGATTTGATGTCAATCTTTTTCCTACCTATGTTTCGAATCGAGCCAACTTCGTAGCTAAAAATGTCACACTCCAACAGTTGTGGGATAAACTCGATTTAGAGCTCTCCAATAATATCGATTTTGGGGTAAAAACAACCATAGGAGCTGTAACGCTTAACCCAAGCCTCTTCGTCTCATTTGTCCAAAATAAACAGGCTAATATCTATGATCCACAGTACGGAGTTTCCTATCCTGCCAATATCGGCGATGCTCTTGGATACGGTGCAGAGTTCTCAGCTTATGGTCCGATTAATGAAAATTTTGAATTTCTCCTCGGACTCTCGTATAACCGTTATCAATTTACCCAGAACTTCCAAAGCGGTGCAACAACAACCGTCGACACCGATGGGAAACAACTCCCTGATGCACCGCAATATATGGCAAAAGCTGCCCTCTCTTACATGCTAGGCGATTGGACCCTTACCCCAAGTCTCCGTTATACTTCAAGCCGATGGGGAGATGTCCAAAATACCCAAAAAGTGGATGCCTATACATTGGTGGATTTTGATGTAGCGTATCGTATGGCTCAGTTTATGGGTTCACGTAATGCCATTTTCCGCCTTACGGCAACCAATCTTACCAATGAAAAGTATATTGCTACGATTAATGCAGCTGATAATGCTTTAGCAGCATCCGCTACGGCTTCAACTTATCAAACCGGTGAACCATTCGGGCTCTTCGCCAGCATTAATCTGAAATTTTAA
- a CDS encoding ABC transporter ATP-binding protein, translating to MELKPIITVNDLHFSYPTRSVLEGIDFTLRRGEVVSLLGPNGCGKSTLIRLILKLIHASRGEIWLQEKTLHRYSHREIAEHIAYIPQYHNVPFNYSVLEMVLMGRISKLGFFAAPSARDHVIAQESLERVGISDLATRPFGQLSGGQKQMVLLARALTQGVDIFIMDEPVSGLDYGNQIRLLELIVSLSAQGYTFLKTTHYPDHALLVSSRVAVMNHGKIIADGLPEEVITPDMIRDVYGIEADLIVHDTHTRCLPIFNKG from the coding sequence ATGGAACTAAAACCTATCATAACGGTCAATGACCTCCATTTCTCTTACCCTACGCGTAGTGTTTTAGAAGGGATTGATTTTACTCTCCGTCGTGGCGAAGTGGTAAGCCTGCTAGGACCAAACGGATGCGGTAAAAGTACCCTCATCCGTCTTATCCTCAAACTCATCCATGCTTCGCGGGGTGAAATATGGCTCCAAGAAAAAACCCTTCACCGCTATTCGCACCGTGAGATTGCAGAGCATATCGCCTATATCCCCCAATACCACAATGTCCCTTTTAACTACAGTGTGTTGGAAATGGTACTGATGGGTCGTATCTCCAAACTCGGATTTTTCGCTGCTCCCTCAGCTCGTGATCACGTCATTGCACAAGAATCACTTGAGAGAGTCGGAATTTCCGATTTAGCCACGCGACCTTTCGGTCAGCTCAGCGGCGGACAAAAACAAATGGTGCTTCTCGCACGCGCTCTTACTCAGGGGGTTGACATATTTATCATGGATGAACCGGTATCGGGTCTCGATTACGGTAACCAAATACGCCTTTTGGAGCTGATTGTCTCACTGAGTGCCCAAGGCTACACCTTTCTCAAAACAACCCATTACCCCGATCATGCGCTACTGGTCTCCAGTCGTGTCGCAGTGATGAACCATGGAAAAATTATCGCAGACGGATTGCCTGAAGAGGTGATTACTCCCGATATGATCCGTGACGTTTACGGGATTGAAGCCGATCTCATCGTCCACGATACCCACACCCGCTGTCTCCCTATTTTCAATAAAGGGTGA
- a CDS encoding iron ABC transporter permease, producing the protein MKKIKPAGWIIGSTILLIVVATLSLLWGQYPITLETLISYLQFKLLGGTGNDTYTLLDNIILQIRLPRVLLAILIGAALATSGAAFQAMFVNPLVSPGILGVLAGASFGAAMGMLISQQWYVVQLLAFAFGFVAVGVAVLIGTMVTNSRSTVMLVLGGVISSALFTSLLSIIKYLADPYSTLPAIVYWLMGSLTMADLHGVLLISIPILASVIGMIVLGKYFDLMSLGDEEAKALGINVTMIRLGAITLATLASSLSVVMAGIIGWIGLIIPHIIRMAVGPSHRLLMPLSAIVGGAFLLLADTISRLAFTVEVPIGILTSLIGIPVFIIVLKNARAAWN; encoded by the coding sequence ATGAAAAAAATTAAACCGGCGGGATGGATAATCGGCTCAACAATTTTGTTAATTGTTGTCGCTACTTTATCCCTATTATGGGGTCAGTACCCTATCACACTGGAGACATTAATAAGTTACCTCCAGTTTAAACTTCTCGGAGGGACAGGCAATGATACCTATACCCTACTCGATAATATTATCTTACAAATCCGTCTTCCGCGTGTATTGCTTGCTATCCTCATCGGAGCCGCACTCGCAACATCGGGTGCCGCGTTTCAGGCAATGTTTGTCAATCCTCTCGTCTCACCGGGGATTTTAGGGGTATTGGCAGGGGCATCGTTCGGTGCGGCAATGGGGATGCTTATCTCTCAACAGTGGTATGTCGTCCAGTTGCTCGCCTTTGCGTTCGGATTTGTCGCGGTCGGTGTTGCCGTACTCATCGGTACCATGGTCACCAACTCCCGTTCCACCGTCATGTTGGTTTTGGGGGGAGTTATCAGCAGTGCGCTGTTTACCTCGCTCCTCTCCATCATCAAATACCTCGCTGATCCCTACAGCACCCTCCCCGCTATCGTTTATTGGCTGATGGGGAGTTTGACTATGGCAGATTTACATGGAGTATTACTTATCTCGATTCCGATACTTGCCAGTGTCATCGGGATGATTGTATTGGGCAAATACTTCGATCTTATGAGCTTGGGAGATGAAGAGGCAAAAGCGTTGGGGATTAATGTCACGATGATTCGTCTGGGGGCTATCACACTCGCAACACTAGCCAGTTCACTCTCGGTTGTTATGGCGGGGATTATCGGATGGATTGGGCTTATTATCCCCCATATCATCCGTATGGCAGTGGGACCTTCACATCGTCTACTCATGCCCCTTTCGGCGATAGTGGGGGGAGCATTTTTACTCCTTGCCGATACCATCTCACGACTGGCATTCACTGTCGAAGTCCCCATCGGGATTCTCACGTCACTCATCGGGATTCCCGTCTTTATCATCGTACTTAAAAATGCGAGGGCAGCATGGAACTAA
- the exbB gene encoding TonB-system energizer ExbB, with amino-acid sequence MVNSDWLEVARNGVDYGIIGLLLLMSFVSLSLFIERLMVYGSLRIGEYKSKEELELDLGNHVGVIATIGANAPYIGLLGTVLGIMITFYSLGDIGAVDPKKIMTGLALALKATAMGLIVAIPAIVFYNILLRKMERLLTAWEINTLKSKGVS; translated from the coding sequence ATGGTAAATAGTGATTGGCTGGAAGTTGCCCGTAATGGAGTTGATTATGGAATTATCGGACTTTTGCTTTTGATGAGCTTCGTATCTTTATCCCTTTTTATCGAGCGACTGATGGTATACGGCTCACTTCGAATCGGTGAGTATAAAAGCAAAGAGGAACTGGAACTCGATTTAGGAAATCATGTTGGAGTTATCGCTACTATCGGTGCGAATGCACCTTATATCGGGCTATTAGGGACAGTTTTAGGAATTATGATTACCTTTTATAGTCTCGGTGATATAGGGGCGGTTGATCCTAAAAAAATCATGACGGGGCTAGCTTTAGCACTCAAAGCAACCGCAATGGGGCTCATCGTGGCAATTCCTGCCATCGTATTTTATAACATTTTACTCCGAAAAATGGAGCGTTTACTCACTGCATGGGAAATAAATACCCTAAAAAGTAAAGGTGTTTCATGA
- a CDS encoding TonB-dependent receptor translates to MNSKLTLSFVASIIICNIQLYADTETKELNTVNVDSTAIIEDSTIGSKNVVSENQIKIYNTAELINPYKSISLEPGVDIRFNDPLGMSISHKIRGKDDRNIGEVLEGLPLKGIGPGGGLASMVDIENIESISVEKGAIKADSGFGYGSDNGMVNMHIKRPTDKMEATLKQAIGSDSFTKSYMRVDSGEIADTAKFFISGSVTDADKWKGEGKAIDRNNFEFGASSTSKQPIQWEVYGIYNDQFQHNYAGLTYAQSQNLSTYRDLDYQTSNPSSSSYYDDNKQDFQTWTLFGKLRVPLSSVSSLTFRPYYLNDKGYSYSTSGTKVQDWLVEHNTYGGVVEFETKLGDAKIKLGYWHEEDEPPGPPTSQKLRVAGTLAFDSWSRLVNVEEKHKFDAPFLTYEQAFGNTVVEAGVKYLFLSSPTLVTYKTTGIGDVSYEDALSQATNIAYTLPSHSFEVFLPNIGFTHFLDDYSNIKASYGRNWNTLSYSGFSTTLSDSVAKQYWAGLRPEESDNFDLGYTYQNSKFSFSPTLFYSLVKHVGGSFYDPVLNATYAQNTAEAESYGVELGASYNVLDNLTLNAAATYNRYTFTTDIQSSSTAYIACKGHQHPNTPEYFGNISAQYDLSGYKITPIVRYVGKLYVDTLGQYSVNPYTLVDLSLNKEFGLGNGHSIDLSLSATNLLNKKYISTFSASEINIVPETTYTVGSPRALFASVQYKY, encoded by the coding sequence ATGAATAGTAAATTAACCCTCTCGTTTGTAGCATCAATCATCATCTGCAATATTCAACTTTATGCTGATACTGAGACCAAAGAACTCAATACCGTCAATGTTGATAGCACAGCGATTATTGAGGATTCAACTATCGGTTCAAAAAATGTCGTTTCAGAAAATCAGATTAAAATCTATAACACCGCTGAACTTATTAACCCTTATAAATCGATTTCACTCGAACCGGGGGTTGACATACGTTTTAATGATCCATTAGGGATGAGTATATCGCATAAAATTCGGGGTAAAGATGACCGTAACATCGGTGAAGTTTTAGAAGGGTTACCACTAAAAGGAATCGGTCCAGGTGGTGGATTGGCAAGCATGGTCGATATTGAAAATATTGAATCGATCAGTGTCGAAAAAGGGGCGATTAAAGCCGATAGCGGATTTGGATACGGTAGTGACAACGGAATGGTTAATATGCATATTAAACGTCCTACCGATAAAATGGAAGCAACTCTCAAACAAGCCATCGGCAGTGACAGCTTTACCAAAAGCTATATGCGCGTTGATAGCGGTGAGATTGCCGATACTGCCAAATTTTTCATCTCAGGGTCAGTAACTGACGCTGATAAATGGAAAGGAGAAGGGAAAGCTATCGATCGTAATAATTTTGAATTTGGGGCTTCCAGTACATCCAAACAACCTATCCAATGGGAAGTATATGGTATTTATAACGATCAATTTCAACATAACTACGCAGGTTTGACCTACGCACAGAGTCAAAACCTTTCTACTTATAGAGATTTAGATTACCAAACGAGTAATCCTTCATCTTCTTCGTATTACGATGATAACAAACAAGATTTCCAAACATGGACACTCTTCGGTAAACTCAGAGTTCCCCTCTCCTCCGTTTCATCCTTAACTTTTAGACCTTATTATCTCAATGATAAAGGGTATAGTTATTCAACAAGCGGAACAAAAGTCCAAGATTGGTTGGTTGAGCATAACACATATGGTGGAGTCGTTGAATTTGAGACCAAACTGGGTGATGCAAAAATTAAACTTGGCTATTGGCATGAAGAGGACGAACCACCGGGACCACCAACAAGTCAAAAATTAAGAGTTGCAGGGACATTAGCCTTTGATAGTTGGAGCAGACTTGTCAATGTTGAAGAAAAACATAAATTTGATGCCCCATTTTTAACCTATGAACAAGCATTTGGAAATACGGTGGTTGAAGCAGGAGTTAAATATTTATTCCTCTCATCACCGACCCTCGTTACTTACAAAACAACCGGTATCGGTGACGTAAGTTACGAAGACGCTCTATCACAAGCGACCAATATAGCGTACACCTTACCGTCCCATTCGTTTGAAGTGTTCTTACCGAATATTGGATTTACCCACTTTTTGGATGATTATTCAAACATTAAAGCCAGCTATGGACGCAACTGGAATACCCTAAGTTATAGCGGATTCAGTACAACCCTTAGCGACAGTGTTGCAAAACAATATTGGGCTGGGCTAAGACCGGAAGAATCGGATAATTTTGATTTAGGTTATACCTATCAAAATAGTAAATTCTCTTTTTCACCGACACTTTTTTATTCGTTGGTGAAACATGTAGGGGGAAGTTTTTATGACCCTGTTTTAAATGCAACGTATGCCCAAAATACGGCAGAAGCAGAGTCGTATGGAGTTGAGCTCGGAGCGAGTTACAACGTTTTGGATAATCTCACACTAAATGCAGCTGCAACGTATAACCGTTATACCTTTACCACCGATATCCAATCTTCCTCGACTGCCTATATCGCGTGTAAAGGTCATCAACATCCAAACACTCCGGAATATTTTGGAAATATCTCTGCCCAATACGATTTAAGCGGATATAAAATTACTCCGATTGTACGATATGTAGGGAAACTTTATGTCGATACATTAGGGCAATACAGTGTTAATCCTTATACTCTCGTAGACCTTTCACTCAACAAAGAATTTGGTTTAGGAAATGGGCATAGTATAGATTTATCACTCTCTGCTACCAATCTTTTGAATAAAAAATATATCTCAACATTTTCAGCATCAGAAATCAATATCGTACCTGAAACCACCTATACCGTTGGCTCACCAAGAGCTCTTTTCGCATCGGTACAGTATAAGTATTAA
- a CDS encoding energy transducer TonB → MRISNSIVMSNEIQHNNLLLNIKSFAFSFTIHATFLVILFYIAAHHTIPLTKGEERVVISLSDFSSTDGDIHKLEQLPQPKLTTPAPKPHAKTPQPIEPTPISATTPERIATKQPTLSSEASAPLAVPQHPSAPPSTDVHDSPHSAPTTSEKEVPKNSVLENQIGGAALGHIRAMIENAIAYPAIARKLRLEGVVLVMFVLRPDGTVETAQIKSSSGSNLLDTKAIQTILSLSGDYPALGKTFELSIPIAFNLHKS, encoded by the coding sequence ATGCGTATTTCAAACTCTATCGTTATGTCAAATGAGATACAACATAATAATTTATTATTAAATATAAAATCGTTTGCATTCTCTTTTACCATTCACGCAACCTTTTTAGTCATACTATTTTATATTGCCGCACACCATACTATCCCACTTACAAAAGGGGAAGAGCGCGTTGTCATTTCACTGAGTGATTTTTCTTCTACCGATGGCGACATACATAAACTAGAACAATTACCGCAACCTAAACTAACTACTCCTGCACCAAAACCTCATGCCAAAACACCTCAACCGATTGAACCAACCCCTATTTCGGCAACGACCCCTGAGAGGATAGCTACGAAACAACCGACGCTCTCCTCTGAGGCGTCCGCGCCTCTAGCTGTACCTCAACACCCCTCAGCTCCGCCATCAACTGATGTTCATGATTCTCCTCATAGCGCACCTACAACTTCTGAAAAAGAGGTACCAAAAAACTCTGTTTTAGAAAACCAAATCGGCGGAGCGGCATTGGGACATATACGAGCTATGATCGAAAATGCCATCGCATACCCTGCTATCGCACGAAAATTGCGACTTGAGGGGGTAGTATTGGTTATGTTCGTTCTCAGACCCGATGGTACCGTTGAAACAGCACAAATCAAAAGCTCAAGCGGAAGCAATCTTCTCGATACCAAAGCGATTCAGACGATTCTCAGCCTCAGCGGTGATTACCCTGCTTTGGGTAAAACCTTTGAATTGAGTATCCCTATCGCGTTTAATCTCCATAAATCTTAA